The genomic window caaacacacattatacCTCATGTTTAATGTTCTACACCACATTAATgatgacaagtcaaaatattcAAACgcaatgttttgtgtttatatcatatttttacTGCACTGAAGTACAGTTTGGAGGTACTCTTACTTTGCTAGAGTATTTTCAGTCTATGTTACTTCTTCCTTCAtctcacagtaaaataaaatacattttactgaacGTTTATCTGACAGGTGcagtaaaacaacagcagtATGATGCAGTATTACAGATTAAaagctctgcacacacacaggtgttttcagatTTGTACGAACTCACTAATAAGAATGATAACGTTGAAACTAGACTAAGTCCTGCAATTTGTTTTACCTTGAGCgtgtaaagttaaaaaaagtattttactggtaatacttttgtacttttactcagGTAGAATTTTGAACGCAGGACTTAAACCTGCAACAGTTCTGCATTGTGGTATTAACACctttacttcttccaccactgcttaACACTTTTTTCCAACCATCTCTTGTAATGAAGACGAGACAGAACTAGATCGTACTTCCTGATTTCAGCTGCAGGATATAAAACTGATTCCCTGCGTTTGTTGTGATGATTGTTATGTTTATTTGATTCACtagttttcatttcactgatcCTTAAGGGTCGTTGGGGAGCTGGAGCTGATCCCAGCTGGGGGAGTGGCGGAGTACATCCCAAACAGGTCATCAGTTCTGCGTCTTTCAGGTAAAGCTTTATGGTTAATGCCACTTTTCTTCAGAAACATTAATAGAAAACATCAGTAACCTTTAAAACCTTCATGTCAGATTAATAATCTGCACATCTGTAGAATGACTGATTTAAGTCAAAGCTGAACGCCAAGCCCTCTTAATGTGATGCTGTTAAAAGGTCAACAAACTCGATTTTCTTACCAGAGAAGCTGTGATGGAGACATCCAGcaaagaggaggcagaggtaAAGCATCTCTGCAGCCTGTGGACCCTCGCTGTGACAGGATGAAGACTTAGAGTCTTTTTATATCTGAGAGGAACTGACTAATAAATGTGACAGGAGGAAATGAAGCGTGTAAATGACTGGTTAACTCTGACCTgtcaaacaccaaaacaaaaaagctgttAACCACTGACCGTCCATGTCCGTCCGTCCCTGCAGTGTAAAAACAGAGAACTGAGTTTCATCTGCCACATGAATAAATGAGTCAACTTTTATTCTGAAGCCTCAGTGGCTGGGTGTTACTACAAATGAAGTTCCTGTTAAAGGAAAGACTGTTTCACATACTGTTTTCATTGCTCAACTTTATTGCAGAGGAAATTGCAACATAACAGTTAAATTAAACTCAGCTACAAAACATAGATTTATTTAAACATCTACTATTTAcagtctgcagcagctcaaacaAATCTATGATTTATCTGTGTTGTTTGGTCGACTGATCTTTGACAACTCCCCGAAAGAAGCGGTGGCTGAGCCTCGCTTCGCTGGTTTGgcctgagaaagaaaaaaaacattattaaacaaTGAATCCAGTTTTCTCTTCTGCTCCTGAATCTGATAGATGAAACCAGGCAGGAAGTGACCTTgatctttgacctctgaccaacACATTCTCTTCAGTTTATCTCTGAATgcaagtgaacgtttgtgccaaatgtgcatgtgttttgtcCTTCGGGGCCACCGTACACTGATGACGTCTATCAGTGTGGAGTGTCGGATGTTGTCCACTGCTGCCATCACCAAAAACACTTGAGTAGCTTTGTGTTAAACCATTCTCACCTGTGACTCGTGAGGCTTCCAGCCAATCATGTAGAGGATCTCAAAGGTGGCGGGAACGGACCCGTCCTCGTTACCGTACATCTCTAAAAGGtgttcaaagaaaaacagagatgtcGTTTAGAGACGAGTACAGAGAAAGGTACAGGATGTGTGGTGCAGTGTGACAACATGTTTTTGAGTTTTAGAAACCAACTCGTTCAATTAACAGAACAAAACCAGGTTCCTCTTTCCTCCACTTTCCCCACGGTCTGATCCCACTGTTCTGAACTCGATCATCTAGAAAGGGGAAGTTAAACCAGCTGAGTTCAAACACCAGTGGACGTTTTCAGCTCGACTGATGCGTCACTGTAGATTCTGATGAACAAAAAGCACCAGatcaggtttaaaaaaagaaacagaggaaaaaatgaggaCGAAGGAAACAGAAGTATCAGaaatacagctgaggctggaggAGGGGCACATCTGTGTGATGAGTAAAATGTAAGACTCAAATTTAAAGCCACGACTGTCATAATAATCTAACATTATTAATAGTTATATTGTTAACATTAGATCCTCTGATatgaaataatatgaaatatctgatatttgttttatattgctcagtggttgttttctctttgtggttgttctGCTTCACTTCTCTTTTACAGTCACTTTCACCTTTATAAAtagctgctgcagccaaaatGGTGTCTCTGTGCAGCATCGACCTCCTGTTCCAAGCACAGTTACTCTCACCCATTCCtgcacagtggaaataaaagcTCAGGTAAGTTTGAACAGAAGTGATTTTAGAGCCTGTGTTTGATGATTCTAATAACTTTTCATCTGACACCACCAACAGGTCCAGACTAACAGATGTGAAAGGTTCAGCAGATGAACGGAGGCTCAGACATTTCACCTTGTAAATCCGTCATGACTTCAATGATTCCTGGATAATGAACCTGAACGTCGTCGATATCCTGGAACACAAACAGAGGGAGGTCGTATTTAGTGTTTCTTCCGGTGTGTTTTATCTCAGTCAGCCTGTCCGGGTCTGACACTGTGTTTGCTCACCACGGTCAGCATGTTGAAGCCGGCCTGGCCCAGCAGGTTGCCCAGGTCGGTGACGGCAGTGTAGGGGGAGACGTGGGGGGAgaatcctccctccctctcggTCTCGGCGAGCTGGAGCGAACACCTGAGCTCGTACAGCGTCTCCCCGCCCACCATCGCCCCGATGAACACCCCATCCGGCTTCAGTACCTGGTGGATCTGAGAGGAGGAGTCAAAGTGAGTTAAAGTGTTTAaaactgttctgtgtttgtatgagcaGCTAATTTCTCCATAAACTCAGGTATTAATGCCAGATTGATGATTGAAGATCCTTGGAGGAACACAGAGTCTGAGGAGGACTGAGTTCAGACCCAGAGGTCTCTCTGTAGGCAGCATCAGAGACCTGGGCTAGATTCAGATGGCCATGTTTAACCAgaggaggtcatgtgacctttgaggctgatcagagaccagatgCACCACTGCATTCCTGACCATCTATAAGGGTTTCACTGTCTGTGAAGGGAGGACCACCAGAAGACCTGAGAGAGAACCAGGTAAGGTAGAGTTGCAGTCTGGAAAAAGTGTTCAGAGACATCAGAGTCTAAAACTCAGCCACAGTTGACGatttctgttgatgtttgaaGTGAGAAGAGATAAAAATGTCCTCCTGTTCCTGTTGCTGTTTCTGTTGCTTACAAACTTTTGCATTACAGCTGTAAACTAAGTGAGGGAGTGTGGTTCGACCTCTGTGGTATTTTCACTTTGTCCCAATAAGCCACATCTGCTTCAGAGTAAccacaccaaaacacaaacacagagatgtcCTGTGTGAAATAAGAAGTCTAACTCATGACTCAGGCCCTTTAACTTATCCTTAAAAGGAGTTGGACCAAACGAAATGTTGCTGACGACCTCTAGTGGACGTAACCAGAAGGAAAACAACCACTCAAAAGCAAAAGTAGTCTTGAAATTCAGTAAAAGACTGAGAGTTTCTGCTGTCTCACCTGTCGGAGGGCACCAGGCAGGTCGTTTATCCAGTGCAGGCTGAAGGATCAGAAAACAAACGTCAGATTAAAAAGAGTTAACAAGCCCCAGTCTGTCTACACAACCAGAAATAAGTCTGTGGAGGAAActtgtgttctgctctgtaaaatccctgtttttgtcaatggagtctggtagagatatatagagatgtttctggatcttcatctaataaaaagctctgtctctgtaggaatcctatcatcatgtagtcagacactgagaataaGTTCCTTTAATGGTTGAATTGTCCTTTCAGAcctgagactgactgactgtattAATCACCTCAGGCTGCTCATCACCAGGTCGAAGGTGTTTTCTTTAAACGGCAGAAACTCCTCATCGGCCAGGATGCAGTGAGTCGGGATCTCAGTCTGTCGTCTCTGTTTCTGAGGATCAGAACCATCAAATTCATGATCATATGAACGTATTTTAGCATCGTGTATCAGTAGAAATATAgctgtatatataatatagctATAGTGCTAGCTGAGTTTTTCTGATGGTGTTGCAGCTCTCACCAGAGTCGACTCTGAGATGTCGGTCAGGAACAAACGCTCCACAACgtcctgaaacacaaacagaggcagCTGTAGTTTCAGAGTTTCACTCAGTCAGTTAAAACGAACACGTAGATATCAGACTGTACTTTGCTTAAATGCTCCGCGATGTGACTTTTTCCACCGCCGATGTCCAACGCCAGAGGAAAGGTCCTGAGACGACAGGAAGAGAGAACGACGCCAATCAATCCATCAATCGATCAGTCAGACTTTATTGATACACTCGCCGGCCTCTGcattaggtacaccttgctGGTACTGGGTTGGACCCTGTTTTTCCTTCAGCACTGCTTTAATTCTTTGTGGCATACATTTGTTTACGCTTGCAGATGTTGGTTATAAcgagtggttatctgagtaactGCCTTCCTATCAGATCGAAGCAGTCTGACCTTCACCCAGAGAACTGCTGCTCtctggatattttctctgtttgtaaaagatggtgattgtctgaTCAGATATTTGTGTTAATGAGCAGttgaacaggtgtacctaataaagtgtcTGGTGAGTGCAGATTATTTATACATCCAGCTGCTTTATATGTGACTGATGGTAAACAGTCGTCGTGAACTCACCTCGCGATGTCATAAACCCGATCAGCCACTCGACCGCCGACCTGCAGACGACAAGGAAACCAAACTTTACTCATTTGatctttttcatcctctgagtttaagctgtgtttttctctggtgCTCTTTAGAGAAGGTCCATCGGGATCATTTTTAATCTTTAGACTGAATTTggatttaaatctttaaatgaTTTATCTCACAGTCAGGATGTAAAGGTTTCCAGTGCCTCGTCACTCTGAACATTCATATTTAGAGTTAGAAGAGTCTCACCTGCTGATACAGATATTACATCTTCATattcattaaatatttcataataaaTCAATCACAGGTGAAACAATCATTTAACCACTGAACAGttttcaacattaaaatcttctgatTTCTGCAAACAAAACCTGAAGATCTGTAAAAGCTTCGAGGAAGTTATAGAATCATCTTGTAAACTTGCTGCTATTTAGACtgtttctacttttattttggattattattatttttttttttacctgtaacagtttgtttttacttgtgtttcatgttaaaCATGTTCTAATGTGAGTTAAGTTGTTAAATCTCATGTAAATGAAgaaatcactttatttttcttttagaaaGACGTGACCAGAGTGaatttaatcttttcttttacttcagTTCTGTCTCTCTTACAGCAGCTTCCTTCCTCATCTGATGCCTCCACATTAACTCCAGTTAAACTCTGATCCCTGACAGTCTGAATACTCTCCTTCCCACCTCATCCCTCAGGTAGTCGTACTGGTGTCCGTCCTGCAGCGACGCCGCCCAGTTCTtctgcctcttcttcatctccctGTTGAACACGTTCATGGTCCCTCTGCTCGACCCTGACAGTCCTCTGCAGGGTTCAGACCTCAGCCCGGCTCTGGgtctgcagcaggaggaggaggaggagatccaggtccaggtccaggagCCTGGGGAGGCTGCAGACGCCTGGTTCAGCTCCTGCTGGAGTCTCCTCCACAGTCTGCTGCTCATGGTccagacagcagctgaggatTCACTGTGAAACACTCCAACATCTGACTTCCTGTCCTCCACACTGTGACctcggggaggaggaggatggaaaaCACGGAACTGGATTCTGCTGGGTTCACTGCAAACTATGGAGCTGGATCACAGCCTGGAAATAGACTGAAAACAACCACTgatgtcagagctgcagctacTGAGAGTCATTGATTAATGatctgaacattttcttttgattgattaattaattgattgatcGATAACGTGTCATGTTTTGCTGTGGTGCATTCAAATGACTTGTTTATTTGACATCAGGTCATATTTGTGTTAAATCTTCACATCTGAGgctggaaccagtgaatgtTGTGACAATgatttcattattaaaatagttgaaagattattgattttctgtcaatcaaatcaatgaaaaacagaaaactgggAGTTTCtttcttgaaaaatgacttaaattgATTATTACAACTGTTTCAGCTCAGGtctataaaatattaatttcagtttctcaCAGTCTAAAGTGAAGTCTTCAAATGTCTCCTTGTGTCCAACCATCAGTATAatcagaaaataagaaaatatttcacCTGTGACTTCAAATAAACGTGTTTATAAATGTTCAGTCACATCTTTGTGTATCTTATTTCCATTTGCTTCTAagttatttcagttatttaatttaatttggtCACAGATTTAAGTCAATAAATGAGAAATGAACCTTCTTCATATTCCAGTGGTGATGATCAATTAGTTCATCGATTAGtttactaaaacaaaacaaatggccAGTGACTTTTATCAATAATTAAACCACAGTTAAAGTCAGctgatcaaacaaaaacaacttttgttTAATCACTGGAGGTGGCGGATGAGGTGAACAGTTTGGGGGTGTAGGATCACTTTTCAGAGTTTTCTGGTGTTTTATAAATGGAACTATTAATTAATTCAGAAACTAATCTGCAGATCAACCATAGCTACTGTTTAAAAACTAGGACTTTTTATTGCTCatatctttgctgttttttaaaatccttaGATTAATAGATACATGTAATCAGTAGaatttaattacttttacttcacatcttaaaaaaaattaaacttatcaaagaaaacaagcagaaacgtttaaaatattttatattgaaGGTTTTAAATGTGTCTATAAATTATTTCCTACAGCAGGTAACAACGTGAAACACGTGTAAAACGCGTAataactgttttttgtttgataacAGTGACGGTATCTTTGCGCGTTTCTCTCCGTTTGTCCCTCTTCGTTTCCCGTCGCTAGAAAGGGGCGGGAAGGCAGAGAGGTCATGGAgctgttgcattgtgggaaaacACGTGTTCCAGCCGAGAAGAAACGGTAAATTCTCCAATTTATGTCGTATTTTCGCGAATTTAGCGCcagtttgaaacattttcaggttttcaaACGTCGTCACCTGTTCTCACCTGTAGTTATCGGGGAAACCGGGAAAGGCGTGTTTAAACTAATCAGGaagtaaacatgtaaacattagAAACATAGAAACTTCTAAAGGATttatttaaatctatttttctttattttctttctaaacctttttttttgtttccgTCTGTCTCTAAAGAAACTGATTTAAATACTTTGTGTGTGAAACCATGTTTGATGCTGTAATGAACACAGATTCACTCCAGGTACAAACTTCATATTTCATACATTTAGTAATTAAAACCTGCTCTTTCCAGTGGTGTGACTGGTTTTAGGATAGACTCAGTCACACATGGTTAGCTCTTTAAATACAGGAGTGaattctgtgtttttgcagcagGAACATAATTAAAGAGGATTTatgttgaaattattttaatttaaatgaacagGTTAATGAAC from Lates calcarifer isolate ASB-BC8 linkage group LG5, TLL_Latcal_v3, whole genome shotgun sequence includes these protein-coding regions:
- the ndufaf5 gene encoding arginine-hydroxylase NDUFAF5, mitochondrial; translated protein: MSSRLWRRLQQELNQASAASPGSWTWTWISSSSSCCRPRAGLRSEPCRGLSGSSRGTMNVFNREMKKRQKNWAASLQDGHQYDYLRDEVGGRVADRVYDIARTFPLALDIGGGKSHIAEHLSKDVVERLFLTDISESTLKQRRQTEIPTHCILADEEFLPFKENTFDLVMSSLSLHWINDLPGALRQIHQVLKPDGVFIGAMVGGETLYELRCSLQLAETEREGGFSPHVSPYTAVTDLGNLLGQAGFNMLTVDIDDVQVHYPGIIEVMTDLQGMGESNCAWNRRSMLHRDTILAAAAIYKEMYGNEDGSVPATFEILYMIGWKPHESQAKPAKRGSATASFGELSKISRPNNTDKS